The DNA sequence TAAAAATGCAAAATCTTCCTTTTTTAGTTCCTTAACCAATCATAGATCGTCTAATCAAGGAAGTATCAgcatcatttttaatataaaaattatttatcataccTATTgggattaaaaaattttttaatttaaatttttaagagtGTATGTAGTAGGTAGCTCAAATTCACATAATaatggtattatttatttttcaagtatAATAAAAACTGCTTTAAAAAGAGTCCTAAGCAGCTATGCTGTACTTAGATCAATAAAggatttgaataattatttggaaatagaaattaaaaagcaGATAATTTACCGGTAGGTAGCGTACGCCTGTCCGTAGAGCCACTCttgaaattactattttttctatttttgttgtaacttgtctCCATTGATCTCGTTTTAAGACTGTTTGTAGTATCACGGTGTGGAGGCACCGCTGGGGGTTCTGACGgcctgtaaatataaaatatgtttagttaatttataattatacaagtgtttcataaaacttataatgttaaatattatttaatatacgcTGTGATGTTTCAAACAGATTAAATTTACTTGTCTTGTAATGTAGCCTAATATAAAAGacttttttaaatcagtttcaaataaatatattaatataaattccaAGACTAGTACGTTCAAAAAATTTACATGCTTGTCTGctataaatgatttattatattaacaaggCAATGCGTGATCTCGGCCGCTTTTGTAATTATAACTCTGTAATAAATTCATGAAGATCTTTGAATATTTACAtagctaatttatttaatggctGACAATGcaacaataatttttagaaaagCGTGCTACACTTTGATATCAattagcgcatttaaacaaataaaataggaATATGAAGTGAATaagcttttatttcattttacctaTTGCTTTTATTTGAACCTCAAATTGATAATGATGGTATTATATGAATTTAAGTTTTCTTACCTTCTCCTAGATTCCATTGTTGGGGTCGGTAGTGTGTCGGCTTTTCTACCATGACGCCTTTCTGTCGGTTGCATAATTTCTGTGTACTCGTCCTCAACCTCCTGTACAGGGGAGGGTGGCAAGGGCGGAAACTTTGGAGATTCTGGTGTTTGTGGTAGGGGTCCCATTTCATGACCCATGCTCGGAGATGGAGGCaattggttatttttattatgtctgTAGGAATGTTCAACGATTTGAACATTTAGCGGAAAATCTCCGCCACTTGATACTGCAGAATCCGAGGATGAGGGTTGTCGCATAAGGCTGACCGGTACGTCTTTTACACTGGTAGACTTGTGCATACTATTTGATCTTCTCCCTGAAGAACGATCGCGACGCTCAATTGACCTCTGATTTTGAATTTCATTGTGGCTAGatgatttttgaatatcatgcCTCTTCTGTTTATCTCTAGAGCTATAACGgaaattgttttctaaaattTCTTTTGATATTTCATCACAGTATTCGTCCTTATGGATATTCCAGTCTTTGGGTAAGTATGGAGTAAAATGTTTTTGGTCCCGACCTTGGTTCAGTATAgcactaatattattttcaattttacgaAGTGGCGAAGTTTCACCACTAGATTCCGGTTCTCCACTTTCCTGGTCCTCTTCCTCTTCTACTGTCGTTATAAGAGCCTGGCGACTTGCACTGTTACTATCTCCTTCAGCTCCTAGACTTGGAAGAGATATAACTCGGACCATATTAGGAGGGACCGTTGAAAGTTCGGTAACAGTTTCATTGCAATCCACTTGAGGTGTTTCTTCAACTTTTCCCTCTTTTATAAGTGACTGTATGTTATCAAAAGTAgaagaatattttttgaaatcagTAAATCTACTTTGTGGGGATAATTTACTTTGAGTGCTATTCTTGGATCCAACAACAATCTTATCGCTATTTACCTGTCTACTTTTAGGACTATGGCCATAATACTCTGGATTGATGTATCTCTCATGGGCATTATTGAGATCCAAACTGAGTCTTGACTTAGGAGAAGTCATTTCTTTACTTAATCTAGAATTTGGAGTACAAAGGTCAATACTATATCTAGAGTTTGGAGTATTTAGTTCACGACTAAACCTCGAGTTCAAGTCAGCACTGTATCGTGATTGAGGTAAACTTAAATCTGAACTCGGTCTAGAGTTATAGGAACCAACAGACCCTGAACCACTTATTGAAATGCTAGAACCGTCAATAGACTTTTCGAAACTTCTGTTTAAACTATGGCTTTGCGAAAGATTATTTGTAGCAGgttgtgttttattattagagtttttattaaaggttgGCAGCTGCTTTCTGTTCTTTCCTTTCCTGATAACGTAAGTGCCTGATGCAAGATCCTGTACGCGACGATGTTCTGTTTCTGCATCAGAAATAGGTGACGTCAAAGGTTCACATTGGGATATCGGCGGTGGTGGAGGCCAATATTCCTCGCCCCAATCATCGTCTACTCTTTGTGGTATGGAACTAGTACTTGAATGAGACTGGTCTCCAGATTTTCTTCTTCGTCTTCCTATAacctataaagaaaaaaaaataattatatactttctcatacaacataaattttattttctgttcTGTACCTTCTTTTGAATAATTCAAAGAAATCGTTTTGGAAAAAACAATATGATAGTTACTAAAACTTTTTAACCAATTAGTTAATCAGCAAAAAAGTTTAACTTaacgttaatattatattacgatgTTTATGACGCGTATTGATGCTAAGCTTgcatttacatattttacgttAATTCTGGATAGCATCAGGACTAAGGCGATTTTCAAGGTAATAAATTgccttttaaaattataggtaAAAATACCTTTGTACTTCCTGGAGTAAGTAGTGGATCGTCACCATCGAGAGACACTTCCCAGGCTATGGAATTGCGTTTCGATGGTGTGCTAACTGCGGGCGGTGGCGGTGGAAAGGACTCTTCCAACGAATCGTCTGAAAAATGATCTTCGTCGTTGCACCTATTCGAACCTCGCGTCTTGCAAATCTCCATTATGTCCTCCGATGATCCTCTACAAACTTCTCTATGCCTCTCCATAGAACTGGCGAGAGTCCGCGGAGGTACTTTACTTTTCGGCGATAGCATTTCTCCTTCCGATCTGCTATCACGTTTACCATTGCTCTTTTTATCGATAGTTTTAGTGATACTTGAAGGTGATATTTTATATGTTGGAGAGTGAGATTGTCGATTATATTGGATATTTGGACCAGGGTAAATAGTGACCGGATGTTCATTATATGGTTTGTCATTGAATTCGCTCGAGAAGCCCATAAACGGAAACACTGGTGGATTTTCGAAGCTAGgtgacttttttaaattaattggagCTGAATGCCTTGGAGGAAGCCACGTTGGGATGACTTCGGATTGAGGTGGGCGGGTGCCATGCTGTAATGACGAGAATTTGTATGGAGGTACCGGTGGTTGCTGTAACTGGAAACCATTCGATTCAATATCTTTATCCCACCCATACGGACGTTGGTGTCTAGTTTTCGGCTGTAACaagtcaaaaaatatatagttattttttagaaaattatataacttgatatattttgtttaaatggaATTGAAATAGAAGCTTACAAATGTAGTTTGAGTTGCGGTTGTAATTCCATTTACGCTTATTATTGAATCCAATTTCTCTTCGGCCTCACACCGCTCCGCCGAAATTGTTCGTTTGGCAGAATTTGCAGGTGAAActctgaaattatatttattagatatttaaaattatcggTGGTATAAAGTCTAGTAACTAAGAAGGAatgtaatgataatattatatttaatttttgttattttttcgtAGAAACTAGATCACAATGATACAAAATTGTCTATAATTTTTACTGCACTCTTTATAAACGATAAAAGTATTTGGTTCTTATGAATTGTCTTGATTTAAAACTCATATATTAAGAAGTAGTTCAATGTATACGAAATAAAATAGGCGGAAGTAAAATGGTCATTACTTAGGTAATAGAGTTGAAATAATTCTCTCTGCTTCTTCAGGAGGCGGCGGTGAGTGTGGCGATGGGGGATCCGGCGGCGAACTCTCCTCACGTTCCTCCGTCGGTCGAAAACCCAGCGCGAATTTCGctctaaaattatatattaaaaactctattAAACTCTTTTGTCTTCTTtacttttaatacaataatttgccattatgtatataattttataatttacattattacaaatacaaatactttttattgtacactaaaagAGGAAGTTTTTACAtcgaaagaaaatataaacatttacaaaaggcgctaaaagagcgatctcttccagacaaccttaaacatgaaaaggacatgactaaGAATATACCTATTATGTTATTCCGAAAGACGCGCAAGATCGAGCAGAGTAGAAAAGTCGAAAGGCAGTTCGTGGACAAATATAATCGTAAAGAATAATGCCATGTAGAATAATAAGCATCGTAACTATTAGTTctatattagatatatagaAATTGGAGACGTTTGATTTATTTCaactttttgtattatttcattcaaGCTTTCAAACTTATTATGTCTTTTCTCATAGTTTTTTTAAAGGATAGTTAATCTTTCTTACCGTCTCCCGTTCATGCTCATGTATCCATCGTCCTCGGAGGTGTGTCCGGCGAGCGGCGAGTCGTCGTCGGTGGCCGGAGTGGCGGGGGTGGCGGGGGTGGCCGGAGTGGCCGGCGCGCGCGCCTCCAATGACCGGGGCTCGCCTTCGTCGTACTCACTCAGCACCTGGTCCAGCAGCTCCAACGAACGCTGCACGTCGTCACACCCGCTGGAAAGATCAAAGTTACTGTCTATATTTGTCGGTTGTAAGACCGTTTCAAAAtactatatttgttttttattttattttttattgattactgTTGATGAGAATCATCGGGAAGGAAGTTAGTGACGCGCGACGTATATAGGAGATCCAGCTGTATGTACGTCGGAGATCTTTGCCTAGCATTTGAATTTAGGTGGCTACATAGAGTACTggattttaactttaattaatattattaattatatatcctACAAggtcttgaaataaaaaaaaggttctaaaaattattaaagaggTACATATATAAGCAAATTTGCAGgaaaattataagtatttgtagATGTAAATATCagtatttgtataaatctatatattaatacgtaaagcaaaaactttgtacccctttttacgaaaattgggCGAAcgtaggagtatgaaatttcgtacacttatagatTATATAGAGAAGCAGtgcaaaatgttatttttttttaaattatgcataataatatataaaatcaatttaaaaaaaacattacacacactaccacgtttttgacacacacacactcatattatactcttttgttgatggTCAAAgcctgtagtcaaattgaaaaatttaaaagaggttcattgttttcatttttttttttttactttaatttttaattatggtcgaatttcgacttctgggcgaccactaataTGTTTAAACAGTTGTAAATAAACTGAATCAGCATATAAATGTCCCACTGTtgaataaataagaaaacaaatgcttacggcagtaaagaatatagccaccccctatcatcccgtgggtgtcgtaaccactttggaacttgaaaagccaaccgatggcgggataactatccaactgctggctttgaaatacacaggccgaagacgggcagcagcgtcttcggtgcgacaaagccagccctgcggtcaccaacccacctgcccagcgcggtgactatgggcaacacacatgagttcacgccgtttttggggtgaacttgtggaggcctatgtccagcattg is a window from the Melitaea cinxia chromosome 3, ilMelCinx1.1, whole genome shotgun sequence genome containing:
- the LOC123667688 gene encoding uncharacterized protein LOC123667688, whose protein sequence is MGEIKQRQHAPAAALILSALLCGSPGDTMHRAIHLHASLSYKLPGCDDVQRSLELLDQVLSEYDEGEPRSLEARAPATPATPATPATPATDDDSPLAGHTSEDDGYMSMNGRRRQKSLIEFLIYNFRAKFALGFRPTEEREESSPPDPPSPHSPPPPEEAERIISTLLPKVSPANSAKRTISAERCEAEEKLDSIISVNGITTATQTTFPKTRHQRPYGWDKDIESNGFQLQQPPVPPYKFSSLQHGTRPPQSEVIPTWLPPRHSAPINLKKSPSFENPPVFPFMGFSSEFNDKPYNEHPVTIYPGPNIQYNRQSHSPTYKISPSSITKTIDKKSNGKRDSRSEGEMLSPKSKVPPRTLASSMERHREVCRGSSEDIMEICKTRGSNRCNDEDHFSDDSLEESFPPPPPAVSTPSKRNSIAWEVSLDGDDPLLTPGSTKVIGRRRRKSGDQSHSSTSSIPQRVDDDWGEEYWPPPPPISQCEPLTSPISDAETEHRRVQDLASGTYVIRKGKNRKQLPTFNKNSNNKTQPATNNLSQSHSLNRSFEKSIDGSSISISGSGSVGSYNSRPSSDLSLPQSRYSADLNSRFSRELNTPNSRYSIDLCTPNSRLSKEMTSPKSRLSLDLNNAHERYINPEYYGHSPKSRQVNSDKIVVGSKNSTQSKLSPQSRFTDFKKYSSTFDNIQSLIKEGKVEETPQVDCNETVTELSTVPPNMVRVISLPSLGAEGDSNSASRQALITTVEEEEDQESGEPESSGETSPLRKIENNISAILNQGRDQKHFTPYLPKDWNIHKDEYCDEISKEILENNFRYSSRDKQKRHDIQKSSSHNEIQNQRSIERRDRSSGRRSNSMHKSTSVKDVPVSLMRQPSSSDSAVSSGGDFPLNVQIVEHSYRHNKNNQLPPSPSMGHEMGPLPQTPESPKFPPLPPSPVQEVEDEYTEIMQPTERRHGRKADTLPTPTMESRRRPSEPPAVPPHRDTTNSLKTRSMETSYNKNRKNSNFKSGSTDRRTLPTDTGASGARRRTLQRQNRESNVRGQLQTSASLPETPVFARGCDVPRTPPRNSTGTPRSNVNSMQTIGSSATLGGYGRGSVMGTSGVCTGADLLRLGGPPRGWYPRQRHRPASTEHLDRITTSSKMAVDHPVTWDNSGARKPLTLPPNLTPKFFQKSPREALRRVTSLLIRKGNNGKEKESSRSKEATSPAARSANGEEHPGQKQRKGFFRSLWKKSRHYSLEHP